One Meleagris gallopavo isolate NT-WF06-2002-E0010 breed Aviagen turkey brand Nicholas breeding stock chromosome 11, Turkey_5.1, whole genome shotgun sequence genomic region harbors:
- the ACAA2 gene encoding 3-ketoacyl-CoA thiolase, mitochondrial, whose translation MALLRGVFIVAAKRTPFGTYGGLLKGLSATDLTEHAARAALAAGKVPPEIIDSVIVGNVMQSSPDAIYIARHVGLRVGVPVPVPALTVNRLCGSGFQSIANGCQEICLNDSEVVLCGGAESMSQAPYAVRNIRFGTRLGAELKLEDTLWEGLTDTYVKIPMAITAENLAAKHNITREDCDRYALKTQQRCKAAQDAGHFNAEMAPIEVKTKKGKESMQKDEHPKPQTTIEQLAKLPPVFKKDGTVTAGNASGVCDGAGAVIIASESALKKHSLTPLARVVAYHSSGCDPSIMGIGPVPAITEVLKKAGLTLKDMDLVEVNEAFAPQYLAVEKVLGLDPEKTNVNGGAIAVGHPLGASGSRITAHLVHELRRRGGKYAVGSACIGGGQGIALLIENTA comes from the exons ATGGCGCTGCTGAGAG GTGTATTCATCGTCGCAGCAAAGCGGACTCCTTTTGGCACCTATGGAGGACTGCTGAAGGGCTTGTCAGCCACTGACCTGACAGAGCATGCTGCTCGGGCTGCGCTGGCTGCTGGAAAGGTCCCTCCTGAGATCATTGACAGTGTGATCGTTGGCAATGTCATGCAG agctctcCAGATGCTATTTACATTGCAAGACACGTTGGTTTACGTGTGGGAGTCCCTGTCCCAGTTCCGGCCCTCACTGTCAACAGGCTCTGTGGCTCTGGTTTCCAGTCCATTGCTAATGGATGCCAG GAAATTTGCCTTAATGACTCAGAAGTGGTTCTGTGTGGTGGAGCTGAAAGCATGAGCCAGGCACCTTACGCAGTTCGAAACATCCGATTTGGAACCAGATTAGGAGCAGAACTCAAG TTGGAAGACACATTGTGGGAAGGTCTAACTGACACGTATGTTAAAATCCCGATGGCAATTACAGCTGAAAATCTGGCTGCAAAACACAACATCACGCGAGAGGACTGCGACCGATACGCattgaaaacacaacagagATGCAAAGCTG CTCAAGATGCTGGTCATTTTAATGCTGAGATGGCACCAAttgaagtgaaaacaaaaaaagggaaagaaagtaTGCAAAAGGACGAGCACCCAAAACCCCAGACCACTATAGAACAGCTGGCAAAACTCCCACCCGTCTTTAAAAAGGATGGGACAGTCACTGCTGGGAATGCTTCA GGGGTGTGTGATGGAGCTGGTGCAGTCATCATTGCCAGTGAATCAGCTCTTAAAAAGCACAGCCTCACTCCTCTGGCAAGAGTAGTTGCCTACCACTCATCTGGCTGTGACCCTTCCATAATGGGCATTG GTCCTGTTCCTGCAATTACTGAGGTTCTGAAGAAAGCAGGACTGACTTTGAAGGACATGGATTTGGTAGAG GTGAATGAGGCATTTGCACCTCAGTATCTGGCTGTTGAAAAAGTGTTGGGCCTGGACCCTGAAAAAACCAACGTCAATGGAGGTGCCATTGCTGTGGGTCACCCTTTGGGCGCTTCAGGATCGCGAATCACAGCTCACCTGGTTCATGAATTAAG GCGTCGTGGTGGGAAATACGCAGTCGGGTCAGCTTGCATTGGAGGTGGACAAGGTATTGCTCTTCTCATCGAGAACACAGCTTGA